One window of the Salvia splendens isolate huo1 chromosome 1, SspV2, whole genome shotgun sequence genome contains the following:
- the LOC121745742 gene encoding methyl-CpG-binding domain-containing protein 7-like isoform X2, protein MERRRRSSSNSMLVPYAHRQLAVVPRGWDVVEVPRADGSRSDRYYYEPGSGRKFRSVREVDRYLNGEPNHSFRSNTRMRMLPLLHRLLRVDNEGSKNYLAVVREAPGILPDGWVVEEVPRKYMNWPDKYYYEPETGVKFRSLIAVEAHLAELDEDAPLSKTLEGIMENKPIAQAFKLENHKTYTRRKKDTTQVKSQASSFIEPPIKVTWVLASAQGDSWNPFISEALVLDAVKNQWTTRFMLFMDETCSY, encoded by the exons ATGGAGCGACGCCGACGGTCAAGCTCAAATTCAATGCTGGTGCCATACGCCCACCGCCAGCTAGCGGTGGTTCCACGTGGCTGGGACGTGGTGGAGGTGCCACGCGCTGACGGCAGCCGCTCCGACAGG TACTACTATGAGCCTGGCTCTGGAAGAAAATTCCGCTCTGTTAGAGAAGTTGATCGATATTTGAACGGAGAACCTAACCACTCCTTCAGATCCAACACTAGGATGCGGATGCTCCCGCTTTTGCACAGg TTGTTGAGAGTGGATAATGAAGGAAGCAAGAATTATTTGGCTGTAGTACGGGAAGCCCCCGGCATTCTTCCTGATGGTTGGGTTGTGGAGGAGGTACCTCGTAAATATATGAACTGGCCTGACAAG TATTACTATGAACCTGAGACTGGTGTGAAGTTTCGGTCCCTGATTGCTGTTGAGGCGCACTTGGCAGAATTGGACGAAGATGCCCCATTATCCAAGACATTAGAAGGGATTATGGAAAATAAACCTATTGCACAGGCTTTCAAACTGGAAAATCACAAG ACCTATACTCGAAGGAAGAAAGATACTACCCAAGTGAAATCACAAGCCTCATCTTTTATCGAGCCACCAATAAAAGTGACTTGGGTTCTTGCCAGTGCACAAGGGGATTCGTGGAACCCTTTCATCTCCGAGGCATTGGTCCTCGATGCTGTTAAGAACCAATGGACAACCAGATTCATGCTTTTCATGGACGAAACCTGCAGTTATTAG
- the LOC121745742 gene encoding methyl-CpG-binding domain-containing protein 7-like isoform X1, whose translation MERRRRSSSNSMLVPYAHRQLAVVPRGWDVVEVPRADGSRSDRYYYEPGSGRKFRSVREVDRYLNGEPNHSFRSNTRMRMLPLLHRSGRCRYRKMIVSSGKLLRVDNEGSKNYLAVVREAPGILPDGWVVEEVPRKYMNWPDKYYYEPETGVKFRSLIAVEAHLAELDEDAPLSKTLEGIMENKPIAQAFKLENHKTYTRRKKDTTQVKSQASSFIEPPIKVTWVLASAQGDSWNPFISEALVLDAVKNQWTTRFMLFMDETCSY comes from the exons ATGGAGCGACGCCGACGGTCAAGCTCAAATTCAATGCTGGTGCCATACGCCCACCGCCAGCTAGCGGTGGTTCCACGTGGCTGGGACGTGGTGGAGGTGCCACGCGCTGACGGCAGCCGCTCCGACAGG TACTACTATGAGCCTGGCTCTGGAAGAAAATTCCGCTCTGTTAGAGAAGTTGATCGATATTTGAACGGAGAACCTAACCACTCCTTCAGATCCAACACTAGGATGCGGATGCTCCCGCTTTTGCACAGg AGTGGTAGATGTCGATATCGAAAGATGATTGTTTCTAGTGGAAAG TTGTTGAGAGTGGATAATGAAGGAAGCAAGAATTATTTGGCTGTAGTACGGGAAGCCCCCGGCATTCTTCCTGATGGTTGGGTTGTGGAGGAGGTACCTCGTAAATATATGAACTGGCCTGACAAG TATTACTATGAACCTGAGACTGGTGTGAAGTTTCGGTCCCTGATTGCTGTTGAGGCGCACTTGGCAGAATTGGACGAAGATGCCCCATTATCCAAGACATTAGAAGGGATTATGGAAAATAAACCTATTGCACAGGCTTTCAAACTGGAAAATCACAAG ACCTATACTCGAAGGAAGAAAGATACTACCCAAGTGAAATCACAAGCCTCATCTTTTATCGAGCCACCAATAAAAGTGACTTGGGTTCTTGCCAGTGCACAAGGGGATTCGTGGAACCCTTTCATCTCCGAGGCATTGGTCCTCGATGCTGTTAAGAACCAATGGACAACCAGATTCATGCTTTTCATGGACGAAACCTGCAGTTATTAG